In a genomic window of Magnolia sinica isolate HGM2019 chromosome 16, MsV1, whole genome shotgun sequence:
- the LOC131228584 gene encoding serpin-ZX gives MDLRKSICNQTDFSLQLAKHILSKQSNGSNLVFSPSSIHVVLSLIAAGSKGQTLDQMVSFLRSESKDDLNTLSSQLISLIFADGAHSGGPQLSFVNGVWVEKSLSLKPSFKDTVEKGYRADAQQVDFQAQAVQVANEVNSWAENKTNGLIKELLPAGSVDGSTRLILANALYFKGAWNDKFDASKTKDFDFHLLDGSSVQVPFMTSKKKQFVSSYDGFKVLTLPYKQGEDKRQFSMYFFLPDDKDGLRSLVEKMGSDSGFIDRHLPLQEVEVGQFQIPRFKISFGFEASGALKELGLVLPFTGEGDLTEMVDSPVGQNLFVSSIYHKSFIEVNEEGTEATAASAGVIKLRGLRMDGPIDFVADHPFAFLIRENMTGVVLFIGHVLNPLLAG, from the exons ATGGATCTTCGGAAATCTATCTGCAATCAGACCGACTTCTCTCTTCAGCTGGCGAAACACATCCTGTCCAAGCAATCCAACGGTTCAAACCTCGTCTTCTCCCCGTCGTCGATCCATGTCGTCCTGAGCCTGATCGCTGCAGGGTCTAAGGGCCAGACCCTGGATCAGATGGTCTCGTTCCTGAGATCGGAAAGCAAGGATGACCTCAACACCCTATCCTCCCAGCTCATCTCCCTCATCTTCGCCGACGGGGCCCACAGTGGTGGGCCACAGCTGTCTTTCGTGAACGGCGTTTGGGTCGAGAAATCTCTGTCTCTGAAGCCTTCGTTCAAAGATACCGTCGAGAAGGGTTACAGAGCAGATGCCCAGCAAGTAGATTTTCAAGCCCAG GCTGTTCAAGTGGCTAATGAAGTAAACTCATGGGCTGAAAACAAGACCAACGGCCTTATCAAAGAGCTGCTTCCTGCTGGATCCGTCGACGGTTCGACTAGGCTCATCCTTGCAAATGCACTCTATTTCAAAGGAGCCTGGAACGACAAATTTGATGCATCAAAAACCAAAGACTTCGATTTCCACCTCCTCGATGGAAGCTCTGTGCAGGTGCCGTTCATGACCAGCAAGAAGAAGCAGTTTGTCAGCTCCTATGATGGTTTCAAAGTCCTTACGCTTCCTTACAAGCAAGGCGAAGATAAGAGGCAGTTCTCAATGTATTTCTTTCTACCCGATGACAAAGATGGGCTGCGAAGCTTAGTAGAAAAGATGGGCTCCGATTCTGGATTCATAGACCGCCATCTCCCACTCCAAGAAGTCGAGGTGGGCCAGTTCCAGATCCCAAGGTTCAAGATCTCATTTGGGTTCGAAGCTTCCGGAGCTCTGAAGGAGTTAGGACTAGTATTGCCTTTCACAGGTGAAGGGGATTTGACGGAGATGGTGGATTCACCTGTGGGACAAAATCTCTTTGTTTCAAGCATTTACCACAAATCCTTCATCGAAGTAAATGAAGAAGGAACCGAAGCCACTGCTGCTTCCGCTGGTGTGATAAAGCTGAGGGGTTTGCGTATGGATGGGCCCATCGACTTCGTGGCGGACCATCCGTTTGCATTTCTGATCAGAGAAAATATGACTGGAGTGGTGCTGTTCATAGGGCATGTACTCAATCCTCTGCTGGCTGGTTAA